A single region of the Thermoleophilum album genome encodes:
- a CDS encoding MotA/TolQ/ExbB proton channel family protein — translation MSAVAAFDPASVASDLAGELRLPVVLLLFAVLLLACRELGSVIAEWWQRRNRASLGDIAEAAQRGALPPREPRVLEPLYRAVVQGDAQAARAHHRALVLERESRVERARLLVRVGPGLGLAGTLIPLGPALDRLGRGDVTGLARELEAAFGMTVLGVVCGTVGFCLALLRSRFYAADEARLEAAWEAATWAGAAAASSGGEEPRAPADENRHLVATETFATTAHTEQRAGHA, via the coding sequence GTGAGCGCTGTCGCTGCCTTCGACCCCGCGTCAGTCGCGAGCGACCTCGCGGGCGAGTTGCGCCTACCGGTCGTGCTGCTTTTGTTTGCAGTGCTCCTTCTCGCCTGTCGCGAGCTCGGGAGCGTGATCGCGGAGTGGTGGCAGCGGCGCAACCGCGCATCGCTCGGCGATATCGCAGAGGCAGCGCAGCGGGGCGCACTGCCGCCGCGGGAACCAAGGGTGCTCGAGCCGCTCTATCGCGCGGTCGTGCAAGGCGACGCGCAGGCGGCGCGCGCACACCACCGCGCGCTCGTTCTCGAGCGCGAAAGCCGTGTCGAACGGGCGCGCTTGCTCGTGCGGGTCGGCCCGGGTCTTGGGCTTGCGGGAACGCTGATTCCCCTGGGACCAGCGCTCGATCGCCTGGGCCGTGGTGACGTGACGGGGCTTGCGCGCGAGCTCGAGGCTGCGTTCGGTATGACGGTTCTTGGCGTGGTGTGTGGCACGGTCGGGTTCTGTCTCGCACTGCTCAGGTCCCGTTTCTACGCCGCAGACGAGGCGCGGCTCGAGGCAGCGTGGGAGGCGGCCACCTGGGCGGGAGCAGCTGCGGCGAGTAGCGGCGGAGAGGAGCCGCGAGCGCCGGCGGACGAGAACCGCCACCTCGTCGCGACCGAAACCTTCGCCACGACCGCCCACACCGAGCAGAGGGCAGGGCACGCGTGA
- a CDS encoding PKD domain-containing protein, with product MHRNRGRIWASALAVVAAVALAGEAPEAGASVAIQLPGQARPVVVEDDRLRELYDVTNADFVLRSLRRVRYVRLSGVRIGTVLRAAGIDPAAVPSLEIARPDGSILYLTREQVGSDSRAAIVWVSGRQTGLLRPSLGRADVNAGDNFLTSPDTPLRITVAPGPALRVLIAGPTRLRPGARGRFRARVVGSGSGGEVVVRWSFGDGGVATGREAQHAFRRRGVYSVVAEAQTSDGAAGSSDPLRVAVGRVAPSGRRAGGGSARSGAASGPVQGGQTASDSEKGRARAAAVESEQGNAARGNGARRNGSPGNTAPRSTTRATGKPTARRSPAGATRVAGQLVTEGDDAARRHQEQTTNSEARSAADGSLRKETPALLATALRTGATADLASARTGVLQLTPAAAFALLAVAAAVAGAVGEFGGGVRAGWRGRRGRWLRIRR from the coding sequence ATGCACCGCAACCGAGGCCGTATCTGGGCGAGCGCACTCGCTGTGGTCGCAGCGGTGGCGTTGGCTGGCGAGGCTCCTGAGGCTGGCGCGTCGGTGGCGATCCAGCTGCCCGGGCAGGCACGGCCGGTCGTAGTAGAGGACGATCGCCTCCGCGAGCTCTACGACGTCACCAACGCCGACTTCGTGCTGCGATCGCTGCGGCGTGTCCGCTACGTCCGACTCTCGGGCGTGCGGATCGGGACGGTGTTGCGCGCTGCTGGCATCGACCCGGCTGCCGTACCGAGCCTCGAGATCGCGCGTCCCGACGGTTCGATCCTCTACCTCACACGTGAGCAGGTGGGAAGCGACAGCCGCGCTGCGATCGTGTGGGTGAGCGGGCGGCAAACTGGCCTGTTGCGACCGTCGCTCGGTCGCGCCGACGTTAACGCAGGCGACAACTTCCTGACCTCTCCAGACACGCCGCTGCGCATCACCGTTGCTCCAGGCCCAGCGTTGCGTGTGTTGATCGCCGGCCCAACACGCCTTCGGCCCGGCGCGCGTGGCCGGTTCAGAGCGCGGGTGGTCGGGAGCGGCAGCGGTGGCGAGGTCGTGGTGCGCTGGTCGTTCGGTGATGGCGGCGTCGCGACTGGCAGGGAAGCGCAGCACGCCTTTCGACGCCGCGGCGTCTACTCGGTCGTCGCCGAAGCGCAGACGAGCGACGGTGCGGCCGGCAGTAGTGATCCCTTGCGCGTCGCTGTTGGGCGGGTGGCGCCTAGCGGTCGGCGCGCTGGCGGCGGGTCGGCACGCTCTGGCGCGGCGAGCGGACCTGTGCAGGGCGGACAGACAGCAAGCGATTCGGAAAAGGGGCGTGCACGCGCCGCGGCGGTCGAGAGCGAGCAAGGGAACGCCGCACGTGGCAACGGCGCGCGCAGAAACGGCTCGCCCGGGAACACCGCACCCAGGAGCACGACGCGAGCAACGGGCAAACCCACTGCGCGCCGGTCGCCCGCAGGCGCGACGCGGGTAGCCGGACAGCTTGTGACGGAGGGCGACGACGCAGCTAGGCGCCACCAAGAGCAGACCACGAACAGCGAAGCGCGAAGCGCCGCTGACGGTTCTTTGCGCAAAGAAACCCCTGCTCTACTCGCCACCGCGCTTCGCACAGGCGCAACAGCTGATCTCGCCAGCGCCCGCACGGGCGTGCTCCAGCTCACCCCAGCCGCGGCGTTTGCTCTGCTAGCAGTGGCAGCCGCCGTCGCGGGAGCGGTGGGGGAGTTCGGAGGCGGCGTGCGCGCGGGGTGGCGCGGGCGCCGCGGGCGGTGGCTGCGGATCCGGCGGTAG
- a CDS encoding antibiotic biosynthesis monooxygenase family protein, with protein MIVAMNCITVPENQAEEFERRFLQRERLLAQAPGFLRFDLLRRDRPGDYVVLTYWRSESDFRGWVKSDLFKRAHSREAERPLGGHSELRLYEVIDSEAAAGSSFAALSPDDEHALGEALAN; from the coding sequence ATGATCGTCGCAATGAACTGCATCACCGTTCCCGAAAACCAGGCCGAGGAGTTCGAGCGCCGGTTCCTGCAGCGCGAGCGGCTGCTGGCGCAGGCACCCGGTTTCCTCCGCTTCGACCTCTTGCGCCGCGACCGGCCGGGCGACTACGTCGTCCTGACCTACTGGCGAAGCGAAAGCGACTTTCGCGGCTGGGTGAAATCCGACCTGTTCAAGCGCGCCCACTCGCGCGAGGCCGAGCGTCCGCTCGGCGGTCACTCGGAGCTGCGGCTGTACGAGGTCATCGACTCCGAGGCGGCGGCTGGCAGCTCGTTCGCTGCGCTTTCTCCGGACGACGAGCACGCCCTGGGCGAGGCGTTGGCGAACTGA
- a CDS encoding heme/hemin ABC transporter substrate-binding protein encodes MKRTLRARLARRWVRVLLATTGAALALAVAGSGAALAATPKRIVSLNGDITEIIFALGYGNRLVAVDVSATYPAAARKLPKIGYQRTLAPEPILAFNPDLIIGDEVAGPQATLDQLRAAGKRVVIIKGARSVRDIPAKIRAVGKALGATAYKRAKKLAATTDKRLRAVRKRIRRVKRKPRVAFLYLRGTQVQYIGGRGSGADTVISYAGGVDAGTSAGLRGFRPLSPEALVAMKPDYIVTLAAGLQSVGGVSGLLQLPGVADTPAGARKRILSFDDLEFLGLGPRTPRVIERLARAIGTLASANRR; translated from the coding sequence ATGAAACGAACTCTTCGCGCGCGCTTGGCCCGGCGGTGGGTGCGCGTGCTCCTGGCGACGACTGGCGCTGCCCTTGCGCTGGCCGTAGCCGGGAGCGGAGCGGCGCTCGCAGCGACGCCCAAGCGCATCGTGTCGCTCAACGGCGACATCACCGAGATCATCTTCGCGCTCGGGTACGGCAACCGGTTGGTCGCGGTCGACGTCAGTGCGACCTACCCGGCTGCGGCGCGCAAGCTGCCGAAGATCGGTTACCAGCGCACGCTCGCACCGGAGCCCATCCTCGCCTTCAACCCCGACCTGATCATCGGCGACGAAGTGGCCGGACCGCAGGCGACGCTCGATCAGCTGCGAGCTGCCGGCAAGCGCGTCGTGATCATCAAGGGGGCGCGCTCGGTGCGCGACATCCCCGCCAAGATCCGCGCAGTCGGCAAGGCGCTCGGAGCGACGGCTTACAAGCGGGCGAAGAAGCTCGCGGCCACCACCGACAAGCGACTGCGCGCGGTCCGCAAGCGAATCCGGCGGGTTAAGCGCAAGCCGCGCGTCGCCTTCCTCTACCTACGCGGGACACAGGTGCAGTACATCGGCGGCCGTGGGTCGGGTGCAGACACCGTGATCTCGTACGCGGGCGGTGTCGACGCGGGGACGAGTGCTGGGCTGCGCGGCTTCAGGCCGCTCTCCCCGGAGGCACTGGTGGCGATGAAGCCCGACTACATCGTCACCCTCGCGGCGGGTCTCCAGTCCGTGGGAGGCGTGAGCGGCCTGTTGCAGTTGCCGGGCGTTGCGGACACACCCGCTGGTGCACGCAAACGCATCCTCTCCTTCGACGATCTCGAGTTCCTTGGTCTTGGACCCCGCACACCGCGGGTGATCGAACGGCTGGCGCGGGCGATCGGGACCCTCGCATCGGCCAATCGCCGGTGA
- a CDS encoding FecCD family ABC transporter permease codes for MPTARTATSDAIAARRKARLATALCALVALVAAVLGGTTLGAVKIPPGEVLSFFLGKLGFAGAPDPQTVAVLESIRLPRLVLALVGGAALALAGAAMQGIFRNPLADPGIVGVSAGCAAGAALAAVAGLSLAALPGLSALAGSAFLGGLVAAFFAYRFARSEGRTEVLTLILAGIAINSIGLGILGLMLYLADDAELRSLTGWLLGSFAGAHWRDVALVTACLVVGAIALMPLAVKLDALALGEREARDLGIDVERVRAITIAAATLLTAATVAVAGAISFIGLVAPHIVRLAAGPAHRFLLPASLATGAALCGLADLAARTIALPQEIPIGVVTALVGGPFFLWLVRRARARATVVR; via the coding sequence TTGCCGACGGCACGCACGGCCACAAGCGACGCGATCGCCGCGCGTCGCAAGGCACGGCTAGCCACCGCGCTCTGTGCGCTCGTCGCGCTGGTGGCCGCGGTACTCGGGGGCACAACGCTGGGGGCGGTGAAGATCCCGCCGGGCGAGGTTCTCTCCTTCTTCCTCGGCAAGCTTGGTTTCGCGGGTGCGCCAGATCCGCAGACCGTGGCGGTGCTCGAATCGATCCGCCTCCCCCGCCTCGTTCTTGCCCTTGTTGGCGGTGCTGCACTTGCCCTCGCTGGCGCGGCGATGCAGGGCATCTTCCGCAACCCGCTTGCCGACCCTGGGATCGTCGGTGTGTCCGCAGGATGCGCGGCTGGGGCTGCGCTCGCCGCGGTAGCGGGCCTGTCGCTCGCGGCACTACCGGGGCTGAGCGCCCTGGCTGGTAGCGCGTTCCTCGGCGGTTTGGTAGCCGCCTTTTTCGCTTACCGGTTTGCCCGCAGCGAGGGGCGTACCGAAGTGCTCACGTTGATCCTCGCCGGCATCGCCATCAACTCGATCGGGCTCGGCATTCTGGGATTGATGCTCTACCTCGCCGACGACGCCGAGCTGCGCTCACTGACAGGCTGGCTGCTCGGTAGCTTCGCCGGCGCGCACTGGCGTGACGTAGCGCTCGTTACCGCCTGTCTCGTCGTCGGTGCGATTGCCCTGATGCCGTTGGCGGTGAAGCTCGACGCGCTCGCGCTCGGCGAGCGCGAAGCGCGTGACCTCGGCATCGATGTCGAGCGCGTCCGCGCCATCACGATCGCCGCGGCCACGCTGTTGACGGCGGCAACGGTCGCGGTTGCGGGGGCGATCTCGTTCATCGGTCTTGTCGCGCCCCACATCGTCCGCCTCGCCGCTGGACCGGCCCACCGTTTCCTCTTGCCGGCGAGCCTCGCTACCGGCGCCGCGCTGTGCGGTCTTGCCGATCTCGCGGCACGGACGATCGCGCTGCCGCAGGAGATCCCGATCGGTGTCGTCACCGCCCTCGTCGGCGGCCCGTTCTTCTTGTGGCTCGTGCGCCGGGCGCGAGCGCGCGCGACGGTGGTGCGGTGA
- a CDS encoding ABC transporter ATP-binding protein, which translates to MRSALRTSTKGGTVLADTVLAARGVTLAFGPVRVLDGVSIDVEPGKLTVVIGPNGTGKTSLVDVLAGVRRPNAGEVTLGGRRIDDLGLHELAELRAVVRQRPPVPEGFLLAEMVATATGGQLGDDVLRALDEVGIGHLAARRVETLSGGELQLGDLARALVRKTPVLLLDEPTASLDPAHQHAVLAICKRRAEAGGTVLCVLHDLTLTARYADEVVVLDRGRVAAAGPADEVLTEPILRSVWRHPLEIVRRCGRVFIG; encoded by the coding sequence GTGAGAAGCGCGCTACGCACAAGCACCAAAGGGGGCACTGTGCTCGCCGACACCGTTCTCGCCGCTCGCGGCGTGACCCTGGCATTCGGACCGGTGCGAGTTCTCGACGGAGTTTCGATCGACGTCGAGCCGGGGAAGCTGACCGTCGTGATCGGCCCGAACGGAACCGGTAAAACGTCCCTGGTTGACGTGCTCGCTGGTGTTCGCCGACCGAACGCTGGCGAGGTGACGCTGGGCGGCAGGCGCATCGACGATCTCGGGCTGCACGAGCTTGCAGAGCTGCGTGCCGTGGTGAGGCAGCGGCCGCCGGTGCCCGAGGGCTTTCTGCTCGCCGAGATGGTCGCGACAGCAACCGGTGGTCAGCTGGGCGACGATGTACTCCGCGCCCTCGATGAGGTTGGCATCGGGCATCTGGCCGCCCGACGGGTCGAGACCTTGTCGGGTGGTGAGCTGCAGCTCGGCGACTTGGCGCGAGCGCTGGTTCGCAAGACGCCAGTTCTGCTGCTCGACGAGCCGACGGCGTCGCTCGATCCCGCCCACCAACACGCCGTTTTGGCCATCTGCAAACGGCGTGCCGAAGCGGGCGGAACGGTGCTGTGTGTTCTGCACGACTTGACGCTCACCGCCCGCTACGCCGACGAGGTCGTGGTGCTTGACCGAGGTCGCGTCGCCGCCGCCGGCCCGGCCGATGAGGTCCTAACCGAGCCGATCCTGCGCTCCGTGTGGCGCCATCCGCTCGAGATCGTCCGTCGCTGCGGGCGTGTGTTTATCGGCTAG
- a CDS encoding D-alanyl-D-alanine carboxypeptidase family protein, which yields MFVVAAVTRDIGKKATSSVGSARAARPHLASRAPVGRAEAPLPGGFVWAPRKEQLRLHFRRPPRAALLADLDPREVLFARRALRPYPIASLTKIASALVAVRHFAPTERVRIAPAALRYSGSGMGVLRPGLRVRAETLLAGMLVVSGNDAALALALAAGGQHRFVGEMNDLARSLGLRCTHFRDPHGLSPKDRSCAADLVVLARAAMAQPRIRRIVSRRAAPYPFPIRGGRLWLVTHNPLLRTSYPGTIGLKTGFTAAAGRCLVAVVRRRGRTLVAVVLGSTNPAAHARALFDTAFDQPHSRHGQLSPLS from the coding sequence GTGTTCGTTGTCGCCGCGGTCACGCGCGACATAGGCAAAAAGGCAACCTCCAGTGTCGGCAGCGCGCGGGCGGCACGCCCGCACCTCGCCAGTCGCGCTCCCGTCGGCCGAGCGGAGGCGCCACTGCCGGGCGGTTTCGTCTGGGCTCCGCGCAAAGAGCAGCTCCGGCTGCACTTCCGCAGGCCACCGCGTGCTGCGCTCCTCGCCGACCTCGACCCACGCGAGGTGCTTTTCGCACGCCGGGCGCTCCGGCCCTATCCGATCGCCAGCCTCACGAAGATCGCCAGCGCGCTCGTCGCTGTGCGCCACTTCGCGCCGACGGAGCGGGTACGCATCGCCCCCGCGGCGTTACGGTACAGCGGCTCGGGGATGGGAGTGCTGCGGCCAGGGCTGCGTGTGCGCGCCGAGACGCTACTGGCCGGCATGCTCGTCGTATCGGGCAACGACGCGGCTCTCGCCCTGGCGCTAGCAGCGGGCGGACAGCACCGCTTCGTTGGAGAGATGAACGATCTCGCGCGGTCCCTCGGCCTGCGCTGCACGCACTTCCGCGACCCGCACGGTTTGAGCCCCAAGGATCGCTCGTGCGCGGCCGATCTCGTGGTGCTCGCGCGCGCAGCGATGGCGCAACCCCGCATCCGCCGCATCGTCAGCCGTCGTGCCGCTCCGTACCCCTTCCCGATCCGCGGCGGCCGCCTCTGGCTAGTCACTCACAACCCGCTTCTGCGCACCAGCTATCCCGGCACGATCGGCCTCAAAACCGGCTTCACCGCTGCTGCCGGTCGCTGTCTAGTGGCCGTGGTGCGACGCCGCGGGCGAACACTAGTCGCCGTGGTCCTCGGCTCGACGAACCCCGCCGCGCACGCCCGCGCACTGTTCGACACGGCTTTCGACCAGCCGCATAGCCGCCATGGACAGCTGTCGCCGCTGAGCTAG
- a CDS encoding rhomboid family intramembrane serine protease: MFPIKDNLPTRRFPILTVLLIVACAFVYFGFERGGLGLGATGNERVAQWGAVPYEITHPGRECVIPPAGSRVAQLAEQAGTAMVCEGQTLELRDPFGGVQQVTLPDEFPPSLTGGQPPALLTLLTSMFLHGSFLHLAGNMLFLWIFGNNVEDSMGRLRFVAFYVLGGVAAMIAQVAVDPGAAVPTVGASGAIAAVLGGYALLYPRARVLTVVFIIFFFTIVELPALIVLVAWFGLQLAYGMAGLAEPLGDGGVAYFAHIGGFVFGLLAIRAFANRPNPWYHGRLAV; encoded by the coding sequence GTGTTTCCCATAAAGGACAACCTGCCGACTAGGCGCTTCCCGATCCTCACCGTTCTGCTGATCGTCGCCTGCGCCTTCGTCTACTTCGGCTTCGAGCGCGGGGGGTTGGGTCTCGGCGCGACCGGCAACGAGCGCGTGGCGCAGTGGGGCGCAGTGCCCTACGAGATAACCCATCCCGGACGCGAGTGCGTGATACCGCCGGCCGGCTCGCGCGTCGCGCAGCTCGCCGAACAGGCGGGCACGGCGATGGTCTGCGAGGGCCAGACGCTCGAGCTTCGCGATCCCTTCGGCGGCGTTCAGCAGGTCACTCTCCCCGACGAATTCCCGCCATCGCTCACCGGCGGACAGCCACCGGCGCTGCTGACGCTGCTGACGTCGATGTTCTTGCACGGCAGCTTCCTGCACCTAGCCGGCAACATGCTCTTCCTGTGGATCTTCGGGAACAACGTCGAGGACTCGATGGGGAGGCTGCGCTTCGTCGCTTTCTACGTCCTCGGCGGGGTCGCAGCGATGATCGCCCAGGTGGCTGTCGACCCGGGTGCGGCGGTGCCGACGGTCGGAGCGTCGGGAGCGATCGCGGCGGTGCTAGGCGGCTACGCGCTCCTCTACCCGCGGGCACGGGTGCTGACCGTCGTCTTCATCATCTTCTTCTTCACGATCGTCGAGCTGCCCGCGCTGATCGTGCTTGTCGCATGGTTCGGCCTTCAGCTCGCTTACGGCATGGCGGGGCTCGCGGAGCCGCTCGGCGACGGTGGCGTTGCCTACTTTGCGCACATCGGTGGCTTCGTCTTCGGGCTTTTGGCGATCAGGGCGTTCGCGAACCGACCGAACCCCTGGTACCACGGTCGGCTCGCCGTCTAG
- a CDS encoding DUF4395 domain-containing protein: MARALRSVHPYDDTDVIDARAPRTNQAFVGLLALAAFVFDAPLLVALVALQLAVGLVFGRRFCLPCVFYFEVLQPRLGEGPIEDARPPRFANMLGLAFTALATVAFLAGLETLGWVLALVVAALALLAAASGFCLGCELYALVARRRGVRLVGR, translated from the coding sequence ATGGCACGCGCCCTCCGCAGCGTCCACCCGTACGATGACACGGACGTAATCGACGCGCGCGCCCCGCGCACTAACCAGGCGTTCGTCGGTCTGTTGGCGCTCGCGGCGTTCGTGTTCGACGCCCCTCTGCTCGTCGCGCTTGTCGCCTTGCAGCTGGCGGTCGGGCTTGTCTTCGGACGGCGCTTCTGCTTGCCCTGCGTCTTCTACTTCGAGGTGCTGCAGCCCCGGCTGGGCGAGGGGCCGATCGAGGACGCCCGCCCGCCTCGCTTCGCGAACATGCTCGGTCTCGCCTTCACCGCGCTCGCGACCGTGGCATTCCTCGCCGGCCTCGAGACGCTTGGCTGGGTGCTCGCTCTCGTCGTCGCTGCGCTCGCACTGCTCGCCGCGGCGAGCGGCTTCTGTTTGGGCTGCGAGCTCTACGCCCTCGTCGCGCGCCGCCGAGGCGTGAGGCTCGTAGGCCGCTGA
- the lipA gene encoding lipoyl synthase, translating into MSTGGAETIGSDAHVTDRGIPASAPARASAKRALASRSRARPGGWKAIDLPQARPFRDRKPRWFKRPAPGGPNYRRLRALIAAEGLHTVCQEAACPNIGECWEHGAATFMILGDVCTRRCGFCNVQSGKPTHNDPLEPLKVARQVQRMGLRHAVVTSVDRDDLPDYGAGAFAAVIRAIRTLNPGCTVEVLTPDFRGEEMPLARVIAAGPDVFNHNVETVPRLYPLARRGSDFARSCRVLRNAKLMGGERVRTKSGLMVGLGETFDELLETLWLLREHHVEIVTVGQYLRPSRNHLPVVRYWHPDEFVAIEREAYAMGFSAVAAGPLVRSSYQAEQTLRAAADAGAAEGSGRVADCTAASVSASGPRPAAA; encoded by the coding sequence GTGAGCACCGGTGGTGCAGAAACGATCGGCAGCGATGCGCACGTGACCGACAGGGGCATCCCTGCGAGCGCGCCGGCGCGCGCGAGCGCGAAGCGCGCTCTCGCTAGCCGCTCGCGCGCCCGCCCGGGCGGCTGGAAGGCGATCGATCTGCCACAAGCGCGGCCATTCCGTGATCGCAAGCCGCGCTGGTTCAAGCGCCCGGCTCCGGGGGGTCCGAACTACCGGCGGCTGCGCGCGCTGATCGCCGCGGAGGGTCTCCACACCGTCTGCCAGGAAGCGGCTTGTCCGAACATCGGCGAGTGTTGGGAGCACGGCGCTGCGACCTTCATGATTCTCGGCGACGTCTGCACCCGCCGTTGCGGGTTTTGCAACGTGCAGAGCGGCAAACCAACGCACAACGACCCCCTCGAGCCGCTCAAGGTCGCGCGCCAGGTGCAGCGCATGGGTTTGCGTCACGCTGTCGTCACGAGCGTCGACCGTGACGATCTGCCCGACTACGGAGCGGGCGCTTTCGCGGCCGTCATCCGTGCTATCCGCACCCTCAACCCGGGGTGCACGGTCGAGGTGCTGACGCCCGACTTCCGCGGCGAGGAGATGCCGCTCGCGCGGGTGATCGCCGCGGGGCCTGACGTCTTCAACCACAACGTCGAGACGGTTCCGCGCCTGTACCCGCTCGCGCGGCGCGGCTCCGACTTCGCGCGCTCGTGCCGCGTGTTGCGCAACGCCAAGCTGATGGGCGGCGAGCGCGTGCGCACGAAGTCGGGCCTGATGGTCGGACTAGGCGAGACGTTCGACGAGCTCCTCGAAACGCTCTGGCTGTTGCGCGAACACCATGTCGAGATCGTCACCGTCGGGCAGTACCTGCGGCCCTCGCGCAACCACTTGCCGGTGGTGCGCTACTGGCACCCGGACGAGTTCGTGGCGATCGAGCGCGAGGCGTACGCGATGGGCTTCAGCGCGGTGGCGGCAGGCCCGCTGGTGCGCTCGAGCTATCAGGCCGAGCAGACGCTGCGTGCCGCGGCGGACGCGGGCGCAGCGGAAGGAAGTGGACGGGTAGCGGACTGCACGGCAGCGAGCGTCTCCGCGTCGGGGCCGCGACCGGCCGCCGCGTAG
- the lipB gene encoding lipoyl(octanoyl) transferase LipB yields MAAELWVSWLGRVEYSEALALQVRIHRARAAGRIADTLLLLEHPPVYTRGVRTEHGDLPLPADFYAERGIAIYDTDRGGRVTYHGPGQLVGYPIVKVGRVREFVAAIERALVAVLAAEGVVARPAPPGDAGIWTDRGKIASIGIRVRDGVSMHGFALNVDCDLEPFSWIRPCGMEGAAMSSLAREGRPGRMRCVRRRAGYEVARALDRRQRLVSAKRLRALASSPARPPRRERRPVGAVRP; encoded by the coding sequence ATGGCCGCCGAGCTCTGGGTCAGCTGGCTGGGACGGGTCGAGTACAGCGAGGCGCTCGCCCTCCAGGTACGCATCCACCGGGCGCGCGCAGCTGGGCGCATAGCCGACACCTTGCTGCTCCTCGAGCATCCGCCCGTCTACACACGGGGCGTGCGCACCGAGCACGGCGACCTGCCGTTGCCCGCCGACTTCTACGCCGAGCGGGGGATCGCGATCTACGACACCGATCGCGGCGGACGCGTCACATACCACGGTCCGGGACAGCTCGTCGGTTATCCGATCGTGAAGGTCGGCAGGGTGCGCGAGTTCGTCGCTGCCATCGAGCGCGCCCTCGTCGCCGTGCTCGCCGCCGAGGGTGTGGTCGCTCGACCGGCACCGCCCGGTGACGCCGGCATCTGGACCGACCGCGGCAAGATCGCGTCGATCGGCATCCGCGTGCGCGACGGCGTGTCGATGCACGGTTTCGCGCTCAACGTCGACTGCGACCTCGAGCCGTTCTCGTGGATCCGGCCTTGCGGGATGGAGGGCGCGGCGATGTCGTCGCTCGCCCGCGAAGGACGGCCGGGACGGATGCGTTGCGTGCGCCGCCGTGCCGGCTACGAGGTCGCTCGCGCGCTCGACAGGCGGCAGCGACTTGTGTCCGCCAAGCGGCTGCGCGCGCTCGCGAGTTCGCCTGCCCGCCCGCCGCGGCGCGAGCGGCGACCGGTGGGAGCGGTGCGGCCGTGA